DNA from Deinococcus deserti VCD115:
CCGAGACGTCCGGTCAATCCAGGACGCCCACCTGATCTTCTACAACGGCCTGCATCTGGAAGGCAAGATGGTCGACCTGTTGGAAAGGAGCCCTAAAGCCGTCGCTGTTACTGATGCGATTCCAAGAGATCTGCTGATTACGCCCCCGGGGGGCTTTATTGGGATCGAGGGGCTGCAGGACCCCCACGTATGGTTCGACGTTCCTTTGTGGAAGCACACCGTTCATATCGTCCGGGACGCCTTGACGAAGGTTGACCCCTCCGGCAGGAAGGTATATGCGAACAACGCCGCGTCCTATCTCAAGAAACTCGATGCCCTCCACCAGCGTGTTGACAAGATGATGAGCAGTGTTCCCAAGCGCCAGCGGGTCCTGATCACCGCACACGATGCCTTCAGCTACTTCGGTCGGCGATATGGCGTCGAAGTACGCGGAATTCAGGGAATCTCGACAGTCGCCGAAGCCGGGACCAAGGACATTCAGGACCTTGCCACGTTCATCGTGGACCGGAAGATTCCTGCTGTCTTTATCGAAAGCAGTGTGCCCAAACGCACGGTGGAAGCTGTCGTGCAGGCAACCCGGGCCCGTGGGACGAGCCTGAAGATTGGCGGCGAGCTCTTCTCCGACGCCGCAGGCGCCCCTGGCACCAGGGAAGGCACGTACATCGGCATGGTGGAACACAACGCAAGGACCATCAGCGACGCGCTGCGTGGCAAATAAAGGAGCCCCGACGTGACTGCACCTGCTCACCCGGCACCCCTGGCTGTCCGTGACCTTACCGTGGCCTACCGTGAAGCGCCCGTGTTGTGGGACATTAACCTGGAGTTCCCTGCCGGGCAGCTCTGCGCGATCGTCGGCCCCAACGGAGCAGGGAAAAGCACCTTTCTCAAGGCCGTACTGGGCCTCATGCCCAAAGCTTCCGGAAGTATCCGGTTTTTTGGAGCGCCGCTGGCCCAGTCGCGCCGCCGGATCGGTTACGTGCCGCAACGCACCAGTGTCG
Protein-coding regions in this window:
- a CDS encoding metal ABC transporter solute-binding protein, Zn/Mn family, yielding MKKMLPKFFLIAGLMALVSPAASAGEKVAKVSELKPVQLKGGKVKVTTTINMISDLVQNVGGNRVQVTGLMGPGVDPHLYKASARDVRSIQDAHLIFYNGLHLEGKMVDLLERSPKAVAVTDAIPRDLLITPPGGFIGIEGLQDPHVWFDVPLWKHTVHIVRDALTKVDPSGRKVYANNAASYLKKLDALHQRVDKMMSSVPKRQRVLITAHDAFSYFGRRYGVEVRGIQGISTVAEAGTKDIQDLATFIVDRKIPAVFIESSVPKRTVEAVVQATRARGTSLKIGGELFSDAAGAPGTREGTYIGMVEHNARTISDALRGK